A single Ruficoccus amylovorans DNA region contains:
- a CDS encoding PEP-CTERM sorting domain-containing protein (PEP-CTERM proteins occur, often in large numbers, in the proteomes of bacteria that also encode an exosortase, a predicted intramembrane cysteine proteinase. The presence of a PEP-CTERM domain at a protein's C-terminus predicts cleavage within the sorting domain, followed by covalent anchoring to some some component of the (usually Gram-negative) cell surface. Many PEP-CTERM proteins exhibit an unusual sequence composition that includes large numbers of potential glycosylation sites. Expression of one such protein has been shown restore the ability of a bacterium to form floc, a type of biofilm.) has protein sequence MKSTIRSKTRYSTTLTLGAFAAAALCAGTAHAEYITSSISVMADGQFTVSGGNIHYWSASSGYSTYNLSTGATTTIGKPPAGTSSNGFGDPFGVYDSSSGTFYTASFRSGGSSYIYRHDSASGSWLQNSGSTYGTELVNAYGGATRNGQLYVSGLVEPWNGGYGQSTFISLFDADGRQDTLIETANNSAYLAVDGDGGVYYGIFNLGGSSSLYYWTAEQVASVTNDLYAEGAVDTFLTLADGQILLDIDGGFNGLTVDEAGNIFFSVNGGSAGSVVGMVDDSSEGYAVIYDGPGMWYGALSIDGDFNDGATLYMNNYGEIVGIAVPEPATYAALFGLFALAFAARRQALSSKKA, from the coding sequence ATGAAATCTACCATTCGCAGTAAAACACGCTATTCAACCACGCTGACACTCGGCGCTTTCGCGGCCGCCGCCCTGTGCGCCGGGACCGCGCACGCGGAGTACATTACCAGTTCCATATCTGTCATGGCCGACGGGCAGTTCACCGTCAGCGGAGGCAATATTCACTACTGGTCCGCGTCCTCCGGCTACTCCACCTATAACCTCTCCACCGGGGCCACCACCACCATAGGCAAGCCCCCCGCCGGCACATCCAGCAACGGCTTTGGCGACCCCTTCGGCGTGTACGACAGCTCCAGCGGGACTTTTTATACGGCAAGCTTTCGGAGTGGCGGTTCCAGTTATATTTACCGCCATGACAGTGCCAGCGGCTCCTGGTTGCAAAATTCAGGCAGCACCTACGGCACGGAGCTCGTCAACGCCTATGGCGGGGCCACCCGCAACGGCCAACTCTACGTCTCCGGCTTGGTTGAGCCCTGGAATGGCGGCTACGGTCAGTCCACCTTCATCTCGCTCTTTGACGCGGATGGCCGCCAGGACACGCTGATCGAAACGGCGAACAATTCGGCCTACCTGGCTGTCGACGGCGACGGCGGCGTGTATTATGGCATTTTCAACCTCGGCGGATCCTCCTCGCTCTACTACTGGACGGCGGAGCAGGTAGCGTCTGTCACGAACGACCTCTACGCCGAGGGAGCCGTTGACACCTTCCTGACGCTGGCCGACGGACAAATCCTGCTCGACATCGACGGGGGCTTCAACGGCCTGACGGTCGATGAAGCCGGAAATATTTTCTTCTCCGTCAACGGCGGAAGCGCCGGAAGTGTCGTGGGTATGGTGGATGATTCCTCCGAAGGCTACGCCGTGATCTACGACGGACCGGGGATGTGGTACGGGGCTCTCTCCATCGACGGCGACTTCAATGACGGGGCCACACTCTACATGAACAATTACGGTGAAATCGTGGGCATTGCCGTACCGGAACCGGCCACCTACGCCGCGCTCTTCGGCCTGTTTGCACTGGCTTTCGCCGCCCGGCGGCAGGCCCTTTCTTCGAAAAAAGCCTAA
- a CDS encoding type II secretion system protein translates to MMKRKAFTLIELLSVIAVLAILLSIIMSAVGNIRFLAEKNQSASNIRELATANLIYAQDHGHFSPPSNLTDTIWWHGKRQGGDFDGTGGYLSDYLEGGAVRICPIFKRLLAENEGVQFDRGTGGYGYNTTYYARPDMMLEPIPSGATRGSYQPWWARGNLPVNITAPSRTVMFTSTAIVRMGGIVETGNSVPYRHLQNGQLGERSTPTCHFRFRGEAVVAWGDGHVTFEKRNTRIDTSQNVYGDNNSPYQVGFFGSVEWNGFWNPRAQEQLPY, encoded by the coding sequence ATGATGAAACGAAAAGCATTCACGCTCATCGAACTGCTCAGCGTCATCGCCGTGCTGGCGATCCTGCTAAGCATCATCATGTCGGCTGTGGGGAATATTCGCTTCCTCGCCGAGAAAAACCAGTCCGCCAGCAACATCCGTGAACTGGCCACCGCGAACCTCATTTACGCGCAGGACCACGGACATTTTTCCCCACCTTCGAATCTTACCGACACCATCTGGTGGCACGGCAAGCGCCAGGGCGGAGACTTCGACGGGACGGGCGGCTACCTCAGCGATTATCTCGAAGGCGGAGCCGTCCGCATCTGTCCCATATTCAAGAGGCTGCTGGCCGAAAACGAAGGCGTGCAGTTCGACCGGGGCACGGGTGGCTACGGCTATAACACTACCTACTACGCCCGCCCGGACATGATGCTCGAGCCCATCCCGTCCGGAGCCACTCGTGGCAGTTATCAACCCTGGTGGGCGCGCGGCAATCTGCCGGTAAACATCACCGCCCCTTCGCGCACGGTCATGTTTACCTCGACGGCGATTGTCCGCATGGGCGGCATCGTGGAAACGGGAAACTCCGTTCCCTACCGCCACCTCCAGAACGGCCAACTCGGAGAACGCTCGACCCCGACCTGCCACTTTCGCTTTCGCGGGGAGGCCGTCGTCGCCTGGGGCGACGGGCATGTCACCTTCGAAAAGCGCAACACCCGCATCGACACCAGCCAGAATGTCTATGGCGACAACAACAGCCCGTATCAGGTCGGCTTTTTCGGTTCGGTGGAATGGAACGGCTTCTGGAATCCGCGCGCGCAGGAGCAGCTTCCGTACTGA